One part of the Pseudomonas leptonychotis genome encodes these proteins:
- the sohB gene encoding protease SohB, producing the protein MEFFAEYIGFLAKTVTLVVAIVVVLVTIAALRSKGRQSAGQLHVNKLNDFFKQLHQRMEHAVLDKDQLKAAVKAEAKTAKQEKKAGLHKPRVYVLDFDGDIKASATDSLRHEITALLTMATPQDEVVLRLESGGGMVHSYGLASSQLARIRQAGVPLTICIDKVAASGGYMMACIGEKIISAPFAILGSIGVVAQLPNVHRLLKKHDIDFEVLTAGEYKRTLTVFGENTEKGREKFQEDLETTHELFKSFVARYRPQLDIDQIATGEVWLGLAALDKLLVDELKTSDEYLAERAKSAELFHLHYAEKKTLQERVGLAGSVALDRFVLNWLSRLNQQRFW; encoded by the coding sequence GTGGAGTTTTTTGCAGAGTACATCGGCTTTTTGGCCAAAACAGTGACCCTGGTTGTGGCCATTGTCGTGGTGCTGGTAACGATCGCAGCCCTGCGCAGCAAGGGCCGCCAGAGCGCTGGCCAGTTGCACGTGAATAAGCTCAATGATTTCTTCAAACAATTGCATCAGCGTATGGAGCACGCGGTGCTCGATAAAGATCAGCTGAAAGCCGCCGTTAAAGCCGAAGCCAAGACGGCTAAACAGGAGAAGAAGGCTGGTCTTCATAAACCGCGCGTTTATGTGCTGGATTTTGATGGCGACATCAAAGCCTCTGCTACCGACAGTTTGCGTCATGAGATCACTGCTTTACTGACGATGGCGACACCGCAGGATGAAGTGGTGCTGCGTTTGGAAAGTGGCGGCGGTATGGTGCATAGCTATGGTTTGGCCTCATCGCAGTTAGCGCGTATTCGCCAGGCAGGCGTACCGCTGACCATCTGCATTGATAAGGTCGCGGCCAGTGGCGGTTATATGATGGCCTGTATTGGTGAAAAGATTATTTCTGCACCTTTCGCCATTCTGGGGTCGATTGGCGTGGTGGCGCAGCTGCCTAATGTGCATCGCTTGCTGAAAAAGCATGACATCGATTTCGAAGTACTCACTGCCGGTGAGTACAAGCGCACCCTGACCGTATTTGGCGAAAACACCGAAAAGGGTCGGGAGAAATTTCAGGAAGATCTGGAAACCACCCATGAATTATTCAAGAGCTTTGTCGCACGCTACCGGCCGCAGCTGGATATCGACCAAATAGCCACCGGTGAAGTTTGGTTGGGCCTGGCAGCGTTAGACAAGCTGCTGGTCGATGAGCTCAAAACCAGTGACGAATACCTGGCAGAGCGCGCGAAGAGCGCCGAGCTGTTTCATTTGCACTATGCCGAGAAGAAAACCCTGCAGGAGCGTGTCGGACTAGCGGGCAGCGTAGCGCTGGATCGTTTTGTTCTGAACTGGCTGAGCCGGTTAAACCAACAGCGCTTCTGGTAA
- a CDS encoding substrate-binding periplasmic protein, protein MKHSHVCSLFALVCATGVSAESYVIGVEKLAFAPHYSIDAQGQYQGFARELFDLFAAKSGVELSYKVLPVEELLPALLNGQVDLKYPDSDTWAQAQKTGKALSYSQGVVNYVDGVLVAPQRQGQSIEQIKRLAMVNGWTPWGYQELIDAGKIELTYSDDLHQMIRQALKKDTDGAYFNVVVATHYLDNIRARPGALVFDATLPHNRGSFHLSTIKHTELLQRFDQFMLEHTAEITALKSQHRVEANLDPERIGLEQWKLDFIERKKRKDAQSQ, encoded by the coding sequence GTGAAGCACTCGCACGTCTGCAGTTTGTTCGCCCTTGTCTGTGCCACCGGTGTCAGCGCTGAAAGCTACGTGATTGGCGTGGAAAAACTGGCCTTTGCGCCGCACTACAGCATCGACGCGCAAGGTCAGTACCAAGGCTTTGCCCGTGAGCTGTTTGACCTGTTCGCCGCAAAAAGTGGGGTGGAGTTGAGCTACAAGGTGCTACCGGTTGAGGAGTTGCTGCCGGCATTGCTCAATGGCCAGGTGGATTTGAAGTACCCAGACAGCGATACCTGGGCTCAGGCGCAAAAAACCGGCAAGGCACTGAGTTACAGCCAGGGAGTGGTCAACTACGTGGATGGCGTGCTGGTGGCACCGCAACGGCAAGGTCAGTCGATTGAGCAGATCAAGCGTTTGGCCATGGTCAATGGTTGGACGCCCTGGGGATATCAAGAGCTTATTGATGCCGGCAAGATCGAGCTGACCTACAGCGATGATCTGCACCAGATGATTCGCCAGGCCTTGAAGAAGGATACCGACGGCGCCTACTTCAACGTAGTGGTGGCCACCCATTACCTGGACAACATTCGCGCTCGCCCGGGAGCGTTGGTGTTTGATGCCACGCTGCCGCATAACCGCGGTAGCTTTCACTTATCAACCATCAAACATACCGAGCTTTTACAGCGCTTTGACCAGTTTATGCTTGAGCATACGGCTGAGATTACCGCGCTGAAGAGCCAGCACCGAGTCGAGGCCAATCTTGACCCTGAGCGTATTGGTCTGGAGCAGTGGAAGCTGGACTTTATCGAGCGCAAAAAACGCAAGGACGCTCAGTCGCAATGA
- a CDS encoding SCP2 sterol-binding domain-containing protein yields MMSVADIINTMQSKFNAGAAAGLDLVFQFNIEDGENYALIVKDGTCAVEPGDNANASVTLIMDTETLKGITSGETDGMQAFMSGKLRAEGDMMLAMKLGELFPV; encoded by the coding sequence ATCATGAGCGTTGCAGACATCATCAATACCATGCAGTCCAAGTTCAACGCCGGTGCCGCTGCAGGCCTGGATTTGGTGTTTCAGTTCAACATCGAAGACGGCGAGAACTACGCTCTGATCGTCAAAGATGGCACCTGCGCCGTTGAGCCAGGCGACAACGCCAATGCCAGCGTGACTCTGATCATGGACACCGAAACCCTGAAAGGCATCACCAGCGGCGAAACCGACGGCATGCAAGCGTTCATGTCGGGCAAACTGCGCGCCGAAGGCGACATGATGCTCGCCATGAAATTGGGCGAACTGTTCCCGGTTTAA
- a CDS encoding GlcG/HbpS family heme-binding protein: MSTLNLQIATTISNRALAVAREISAAPLTVAVLDAGGHLISLQREDGASLLRPQIAIGKAWGALALGKGSRLIAADAQQRPAFIGAVNNLADGQLVPAPGGVLIRDERGEVIGAVGITGDTSDIDEQCAISAVESVGLKADAGIAA; encoded by the coding sequence ATGAGTACGTTGAATCTGCAAATCGCCACCACCATCAGTAACCGTGCACTGGCTGTCGCCCGGGAAATATCAGCCGCACCCCTGACCGTGGCCGTGCTGGACGCCGGCGGACACCTGATCAGCCTGCAGCGCGAGGACGGCGCCAGCTTGCTGCGTCCACAAATCGCCATCGGCAAGGCCTGGGGCGCATTGGCGCTGGGCAAAGGCTCGCGCTTGATCGCCGCCGATGCACAGCAACGCCCAGCGTTTATCGGTGCGGTGAACAACCTGGCCGACGGCCAACTGGTGCCGGCACCGGGTGGTGTGTTGATCCGCGATGAACGCGGTGAGGTGATCGGCGCGGTAGGGATTACCGGGGATACCTCGGACATCGACGAGCAGTGCGCAATCAGCGCGGTCGAGTCAGTTGGGCTTAAGGCCGATGCGGGTATCGCTGCCTAA
- the gcl gene encoding glyoxylate carboligase: MAKMRAIEAAVLVMRREGVDTAFGIPGAAINPLYAALKKVGGIDHVLARHVEGASHMAEGYTRTNAGNIGVCIGTSGPAGTDMVTGLYSASADSIPILCITGQAPRARMHKEDFQAVDITSIVKPVTKWATTVMEPGQVPRAFQKAFYEMRSGRPGPVLIDLPFDVQMAEIEFDIDAYEPLPLAKPAANRVQAEKALAMLNDAERPLLVAGGGIFNADAADKLVEFAELTGVPVIPTLMGWGAIPDDHKLMVGMVGLQTSHRYGNATLLESDLVFGIGNRWANRHTGSVDVYTEGRKFIHVDIEPTQIGRVFNPDLGIVSDAGAALDAFIAVAKEWKAAGKLKDRSAWLESCQQRKRTLQRKTHFDNVPVKPQRVYEEMNEFFGKDTCYVSTIGLSQIAGAQFLHVYKPRHWINCGQAGPLGWTIPAALGVVKADPTRKVVALSGDYDFQFMIEEMAVGAQFNLPYIHVVVNNSYLGLIRQSQRGFEMDYCVQLAFENINAPELNGYGVDHVAVVEGLGCKAVRVFEPNDIQAALAKAKALMEEFRVPVMVEIILERVTNISMGVEINAINEFEELAERGADAPTAISMLD; the protein is encoded by the coding sequence ATGGCCAAAATGAGAGCAATCGAGGCCGCCGTACTGGTGATGCGCCGCGAAGGCGTTGACACTGCGTTCGGCATCCCCGGCGCCGCCATCAACCCCCTGTACGCTGCACTGAAAAAAGTCGGCGGTATCGACCACGTCCTGGCTCGCCACGTCGAAGGCGCCTCGCACATGGCTGAGGGCTACACCCGCACCAACGCCGGCAACATCGGCGTGTGCATCGGCACCTCCGGCCCTGCCGGCACCGACATGGTCACCGGCCTGTACTCGGCCAGCGCCGACTCCATCCCGATCCTGTGCATCACCGGCCAAGCGCCGCGTGCTCGTATGCACAAGGAAGACTTTCAGGCCGTCGACATCACCAGCATCGTCAAGCCGGTGACCAAGTGGGCGACCACCGTGATGGAGCCGGGCCAAGTGCCGCGCGCCTTCCAGAAAGCCTTCTATGAAATGCGCAGCGGTCGTCCAGGCCCCGTGCTGATCGACCTGCCGTTCGACGTGCAGATGGCCGAAATCGAATTCGACATCGACGCCTACGAGCCACTGCCATTGGCCAAACCTGCCGCCAACCGTGTGCAGGCTGAGAAAGCCCTGGCCATGCTGAACGACGCCGAGCGCCCATTGCTGGTCGCCGGCGGCGGTATCTTCAACGCCGACGCCGCAGACAAGCTGGTCGAGTTCGCTGAACTGACCGGCGTGCCGGTTATCCCAACCCTGATGGGCTGGGGCGCAATCCCCGACGACCATAAGCTGATGGTCGGCATGGTGGGTTTGCAAACCTCGCACCGCTACGGCAACGCCACCCTGCTGGAATCCGACCTTGTATTCGGTATCGGTAACCGCTGGGCCAACCGTCACACCGGCAGCGTCGATGTGTACACCGAAGGCCGCAAGTTCATCCACGTTGACATCGAACCGACGCAAATCGGCCGCGTGTTCAACCCGGATTTGGGCATCGTTTCCGATGCCGGCGCCGCCCTGGATGCCTTTATCGCCGTGGCCAAGGAATGGAAAGCCGCAGGCAAGCTGAAAGATCGCAGCGCCTGGTTGGAATCCTGCCAGCAGCGCAAGCGCACCCTGCAGCGCAAGACTCACTTCGACAACGTGCCGGTTAAGCCGCAGCGCGTGTACGAAGAGATGAACGAGTTCTTCGGCAAAGACACCTGCTACGTCAGCACCATCGGTCTGTCGCAGATCGCCGGTGCGCAGTTCCTCCACGTCTACAAGCCACGCCACTGGATCAACTGCGGTCAGGCCGGCCCGCTCGGCTGGACCATTCCGGCAGCACTGGGTGTGGTCAAGGCTGATCCGACTCGCAAGGTTGTGGCGTTGTCCGGCGATTACGACTTCCAGTTCATGATCGAAGAGATGGCCGTGGGCGCGCAGTTCAACCTGCCGTACATCCACGTGGTGGTGAATAACTCCTACCTGGGCCTGATCCGTCAGTCGCAGCGCGGTTTCGAGATGGACTACTGCGTGCAGTTGGCCTTCGAAAACATCAACGCACCGGAACTCAACGGTTACGGCGTCGACCACGTAGCCGTGGTTGAAGGCCTGGGTTGCAAGGCCGTCCGCGTGTTCGAGCCGAATGACATCCAGGCTGCACTGGCCAAGGCCAAAGCGCTGATGGAAGAGTTCCGTGTACCGGTCATGGTTGAAATCATCCTGGAGCGCGTCACCAACATCTCCATGGGTGTTGAGATCAACGCTATCAACGAGTTCGAAGAACTCGCCGAGCGCGGTGCCGACGCCCCCACTGCGATCTCCATGCTGGATTGA
- a CDS encoding TetR/AcrR family transcriptional regulator produces MTSIRERNKELILRAASEEFADKGFAASKTSDIAAKAGVPKPNVYYYFKSKENLYREVLESIIEPLLEASAPFNQPGKPADVLKAYIRSKIRISRELPFASKVFASEIMHGAPHLSAEQTEQLNAQAKHNISCIQGWIDQGLMAKVDPNHLLFSIWAATQTYADFDWQISTVTGKPSLDEADYEAAIQTITRLVIKGCEIDETQASPSEEVTRA; encoded by the coding sequence ATGACCAGTATTCGCGAGCGTAACAAAGAGCTGATTTTACGCGCAGCCAGTGAAGAGTTCGCCGACAAGGGCTTTGCCGCCAGCAAAACCAGCGACATCGCCGCCAAGGCTGGCGTGCCCAAGCCCAACGTTTACTACTACTTCAAGTCGAAAGAAAACCTCTACCGCGAAGTGCTGGAAAGCATCATCGAGCCGCTGCTCGAAGCCTCTGCGCCCTTCAACCAGCCGGGCAAACCCGCCGATGTGTTGAAAGCCTATATCCGCTCGAAAATCCGCATCTCCCGCGAGCTGCCATTTGCCTCCAAGGTATTTGCCAGCGAGATCATGCACGGTGCGCCGCACCTGTCCGCCGAGCAAACCGAACAACTGAATGCCCAGGCCAAGCACAACATCTCCTGCATCCAGGGCTGGATCGACCAGGGCCTGATGGCCAAAGTCGACCCCAATCATTTGCTGTTCAGCATCTGGGCCGCGACCCAGACCTACGCCGACTTCGACTGGCAGATCTCCACCGTCACCGGTAAGCCCAGCCTCGACGAGGCCGACTATGAAGCGGCCATTCAAACCATCACCCGTCTGGTGATCAAAGGTTGTGAGATCGATGAGACCCAGGCCAGCCCCTCTGAAGAAGTCACCCGCGCGTAA
- a CDS encoding YhdH/YhfP family quinone oxidoreductase, which translates to MSKFSALQARENAAGQFEQVIVQREIDDLPVGELLIRVKYSSLNYKDALSASGNRGVTKSFPHTPGIDAAGVVEASSVTEFSVGDEVIVTGYDLGMNTSGGFAQYIRIPASWALKRPKGLSMREAMVLGTAGLTAALCVDKLEQAGLSNDGGSVLVTGATGGVGSVAVALLSTLGYQVAASTGKAEQGDYLKRLGAHDIVLRSTLQEGTDKAMLKEQWAGAVDCVGGDILFNVVKSLRYGASVACCGLTAGVGFKGSVLPFILRGVNLLGVDSVELPLVVKASMWDRLSVQWKVDLDALVSEVTLEQLPAAIAQVLAGKQVGRVLVNLG; encoded by the coding sequence ATGAGCAAGTTCAGTGCATTGCAAGCCCGTGAGAATGCAGCGGGTCAATTCGAACAAGTGATTGTCCAGCGAGAGATCGACGATTTGCCGGTCGGCGAGTTGCTGATTCGAGTCAAGTATTCCTCGCTCAACTACAAGGACGCCTTGTCTGCCAGTGGCAACCGCGGCGTAACCAAGAGTTTTCCGCACACGCCGGGCATTGATGCTGCAGGTGTTGTAGAAGCCTCCAGCGTGACTGAGTTTAGCGTCGGCGATGAAGTGATCGTCACGGGTTATGACCTGGGCATGAACACCTCTGGCGGTTTCGCTCAATACATTCGCATCCCTGCGAGTTGGGCGCTGAAACGGCCCAAGGGTTTATCGATGCGTGAAGCCATGGTGTTAGGCACAGCAGGTCTTACCGCCGCACTCTGTGTGGACAAGCTGGAGCAGGCTGGGCTGAGCAATGATGGTGGTAGCGTTTTGGTAACTGGAGCCACTGGCGGCGTGGGCAGTGTTGCTGTCGCGTTGTTGAGCACACTGGGCTATCAGGTTGCCGCGTCCACCGGGAAAGCGGAGCAGGGCGATTACCTCAAGCGTCTGGGTGCGCATGACATTGTCCTGCGCAGCACGCTGCAAGAGGGCACCGACAAAGCCATGCTCAAGGAGCAATGGGCCGGTGCGGTGGATTGTGTGGGCGGCGACATTCTGTTTAACGTGGTCAAGTCGCTGCGCTACGGTGCCAGCGTTGCCTGTTGTGGGCTGACGGCCGGTGTGGGTTTCAAGGGCAGTGTGTTGCCGTTTATCTTGCGCGGCGTGAATCTTCTCGGGGTCGACTCGGTTGAGTTGCCACTGGTGGTTAAGGCCTCGATGTGGGACCGCTTGTCCGTGCAGTGGAAGGTTGATCTGGATGCGTTGGTGAGCGAAGTCACGCTTGAACAATTGCCAGCGGCGATTGCCCAAGTACTGGCGGGCAAACAAGTGGGGCGCGTACTGGTCAATCTAGGCTAA
- the hyi gene encoding hydroxypyruvate isomerase — MPRFAANLSMLFTEVDFLERFDAAAAAGFSGVEYLFPYDFTAEVIKARLDANRLEQVLFNLPAGDWAKGERGIACHPDRVEEFRAGVDQAIAYAQVLGNKQINCLAGIRPQGYDCATVEQTFVDNLKFAAEKLQAAGIKLVMEMINTRDIPGFYLNTTKQALAIRDKVASPNLFLQYDIYHMQIMEGDLARTVEANLAVINHVQLADNPGRNEPGTGEINYRFLFEHLDRIGYQGWIGCEYKPATTTAAGLGWMKAHNAI, encoded by the coding sequence ATGCCCCGTTTTGCCGCCAACCTATCCATGCTGTTCACCGAAGTGGACTTTCTGGAGCGTTTCGACGCTGCTGCCGCCGCAGGCTTCAGCGGTGTTGAATACCTGTTTCCCTATGACTTCACTGCCGAGGTCATCAAGGCACGTCTGGATGCCAATCGCCTGGAGCAAGTGCTGTTCAACCTGCCAGCCGGCGACTGGGCCAAGGGTGAGCGCGGTATCGCTTGCCACCCAGACCGCGTTGAAGAGTTCCGCGCGGGCGTGGACCAAGCCATCGCCTACGCCCAAGTGCTGGGCAATAAACAAATCAACTGCCTGGCCGGTATCCGTCCGCAGGGCTATGACTGCGCAACAGTAGAACAGACCTTCGTGGATAACCTGAAGTTTGCCGCCGAAAAGCTGCAAGCCGCTGGCATCAAGCTGGTCATGGAAATGATCAACACCCGCGACATCCCCGGTTTCTACCTGAACACCACCAAGCAGGCTCTGGCTATTCGCGACAAGGTCGCAAGCCCCAACCTGTTCCTGCAATACGACATCTACCACATGCAAATCATGGAAGGTGATCTGGCGCGTACCGTCGAGGCCAACCTGGCGGTGATCAACCATGTGCAACTGGCCGACAACCCGGGCCGTAACGAGCCGGGCACTGGCGAGATCAACTACCGCTTCCTCTTCGAGCACCTGGACCGCATTGGCTACCAGGGCTGGATCGGCTGTGAATACAAGCCAGCCACCACCACCGCTGCCGGCCTCGGCTGGATGAAAGCGCACAACGCAATCTGA
- a CDS encoding histidine phosphatase family protein, translated as MGSIYLIRHGQASFGADDYDVLSPIGIRQAEVLGAHLAQLGIRLDRSLSGDLRRQQHTANSALQQLRESAITVPQLEVDAAFNEFDADAVIRALLPDMLLEEPEALHILRNAAQNRAEFQRLFAKLIGRWISAEHDKPGLQSWQGFVEQVQGGLTRLLEQADSKQNIAVFTSGGTITALLHLITGIAPVQAFELNWQIVNTSLSCLKFRGSQVSLASFNSHVHLQLLKAPELITYR; from the coding sequence GTGGGCAGCATCTACCTGATTCGACATGGCCAAGCCTCCTTCGGTGCCGACGATTACGATGTGCTATCGCCTATCGGAATTCGCCAAGCCGAAGTGCTGGGCGCACACCTCGCTCAACTGGGTATACGACTCGATCGCAGCCTCAGTGGCGACTTGCGTCGGCAGCAACATACGGCCAACAGTGCATTGCAGCAGTTGCGCGAGAGCGCCATCACTGTGCCGCAGTTGGAAGTTGATGCCGCATTCAATGAGTTTGATGCTGACGCGGTTATCCGCGCTCTACTCCCGGACATGCTCCTCGAAGAACCAGAAGCGCTGCATATTCTGCGCAACGCTGCGCAGAACCGCGCTGAGTTTCAACGCCTGTTCGCCAAGCTAATAGGCCGCTGGATTTCCGCAGAGCACGACAAACCTGGACTGCAGAGCTGGCAGGGTTTTGTCGAGCAGGTTCAGGGCGGTCTTACTCGCCTGCTTGAGCAAGCCGACAGTAAACAGAACATCGCGGTATTTACCTCGGGCGGTACCATCACCGCCCTGCTACATCTGATTACCGGCATTGCGCCCGTGCAAGCGTTCGAGCTGAACTGGCAAATTGTTAACACCTCACTAAGCTGCCTGAAGTTTCGTGGCAGCCAAGTGAGCCTGGCTTCCTTCAACAGCCATGTGCATTTACAGCTGTTGAAGGCGCCGGAGCTCATCACCTATCGTTGA
- a CDS encoding 2-hydroxy-3-oxopropionate reductase — MAKIGFIGTGIMGKPMAQNLQKAGHTLFFSEHFDKAPADLLGDNGIGLANPREVAQEAEFIIIMVPDTPQVEDVLFRKDGVVEGVGAGKVVIDMSSISPTATKVFADKIKATGAAYLDAPVSGGEVGAKAATLSIMIGGCEKAFERALPLFQAMGKNITRVGGNGDGQTAKVANQIIVALNIQAVAEALLFAAKNGADPAKVREALMGGFAGSKILEVHGERMIKGTFDPGFRISLHQKDLNLALAGAKELGLNLPNTANAQQVFSTCAAIGGSNWDHSALIKGLEHMANFNIRGE; from the coding sequence ATGGCTAAAATCGGATTTATCGGCACCGGCATCATGGGCAAGCCTATGGCGCAAAACCTGCAAAAAGCCGGGCACACCCTGTTTTTCTCCGAGCATTTCGACAAAGCGCCGGCTGACCTGCTGGGCGACAACGGCATCGGCCTGGCCAACCCGCGCGAAGTGGCGCAGGAAGCCGAATTCATCATCATCATGGTGCCGGATACCCCCCAGGTTGAAGACGTACTGTTCCGCAAGGACGGCGTAGTTGAAGGCGTAGGCGCAGGCAAAGTTGTGATCGACATGAGCTCGATCTCGCCTACCGCGACCAAAGTTTTCGCCGACAAGATCAAAGCCACTGGTGCTGCCTACCTCGACGCACCGGTTTCCGGTGGTGAAGTGGGTGCCAAAGCTGCGACCCTGAGCATCATGATCGGCGGCTGTGAAAAAGCCTTCGAGCGCGCCCTGCCGTTGTTCCAAGCCATGGGTAAGAACATCACCCGCGTTGGTGGTAACGGTGACGGCCAGACCGCCAAGGTTGCCAACCAGATCATCGTGGCCCTGAACATCCAGGCTGTTGCTGAAGCCCTGCTGTTCGCCGCCAAGAACGGCGCCGACCCAGCCAAGGTGCGTGAAGCGCTGATGGGTGGCTTCGCCGGTTCGAAGATTCTTGAAGTACACGGCGAGCGCATGATCAAAGGCACCTTCGATCCAGGCTTCCGTATCAGCCTGCACCAGAAGGACCTCAACCTGGCACTGGCTGGGGCAAAAGAACTGGGCCTTAACCTGCCTAACACCGCCAATGCCCAGCAAGTGTTCAGCACCTGCGCAGCCATCGGCGGCAGCAACTGGGACCACTCGGCGTTGATCAAAGGGTTGGAGCACATGGCCAACTTCAATATCCGCGGCGAGTAA
- the moaA gene encoding GTP 3',8-cyclase MoaA — MNNQLVDPFGRRITYLRLSVTDRCDFRCTYCMSEDMVFAPREQILSLEELYNVADAFIGLGVKRIRITGGEPLVRKNLISLLTRLGQRPELEDLAITTNGSQLADLTPQLRAAGVKRLNVSLDSLQRERFAAFTRRDKLDQVLDGIEVARAAGFSKIKLNTVVQKGRNDDEVLDLVEFAMARGLDISFIEEMPLGSITSHQREQTFCSSDEVRERIEQRHTLVRSSKLTGGPSRYWRVVGSDTQVGFISPHSHNFCGDCNRVRVTAEGKLVLCLGHENALDLKTLMRTHPGDSHRLREALLNALQLKPERHHFESDAQVQVVRFMSMTGG; from the coding sequence ATGAACAATCAGCTGGTTGATCCTTTCGGTCGGCGCATCACCTACCTGCGGTTATCGGTTACCGATCGCTGCGATTTCCGCTGCACCTACTGCATGAGCGAAGACATGGTTTTCGCCCCCCGTGAGCAGATTCTCAGCCTGGAAGAACTGTATAACGTGGCCGATGCCTTTATCGGCCTTGGGGTTAAACGTATCCGTATTACCGGTGGTGAGCCGCTGGTGCGCAAAAACCTAATCAGTCTGCTCACCCGTTTGGGCCAGCGCCCAGAGCTGGAAGACCTGGCCATCACCACCAACGGCTCGCAACTCGCCGACCTTACGCCGCAATTACGCGCGGCCGGAGTCAAGCGTCTGAATGTCAGCCTGGATTCGTTACAGCGCGAACGCTTTGCCGCCTTTACCCGGCGCGACAAGCTTGATCAGGTGCTCGACGGCATTGAAGTGGCGCGAGCGGCCGGCTTTAGCAAAATAAAACTGAATACCGTGGTGCAGAAGGGCCGTAACGACGATGAAGTGCTCGATTTGGTCGAGTTCGCCATGGCCCGTGGTCTGGACATCAGTTTTATCGAAGAAATGCCCCTGGGCAGTATCACCAGCCATCAGCGCGAGCAAACATTCTGCTCCAGTGATGAAGTGCGTGAGCGCATCGAACAGCGCCATACCCTGGTGCGCAGTAGCAAGCTCACGGGCGGCCCGTCGCGCTATTGGCGGGTGGTTGGTAGTGATACTCAAGTCGGCTTCATTTCACCCCACAGCCACAATTTCTGTGGTGACTGTAATCGCGTGCGGGTAACGGCCGAAGGCAAGTTGGTGCTGTGTTTGGGCCACGAAAATGCCCTCGACCTAAAAACCCTAATGCGCACTCATCCCGGCGACAGCCATCGGCTGCGCGAAGCGTTGCTCAATGCCCTGCAACTCAAGCCTGAACGCCATCACTTCGAGAGCGATGCTCAGGTGCAGGTGGTGCGGTTTATGAGCATGACCGGCGGCTAG